A single Ignavibacteriales bacterium DNA region contains:
- a CDS encoding YeeE/YedE family protein, with protein sequence MKTKYMNPYLAGFLLGLLLIGTFYISGRGLGASGAIKAVTVHTVNVVAPEHSQGNGFYAAFNSSRAGNPLRDWLVLEVFGVIIGAFISGLISDRLKFTTEGGPRVKNGMRLIFAFAGGLLFSFGAQFARGCTSGAALTGMAILSTAGFVTMMAIFGTGYAIAYFFRKLWI encoded by the coding sequence ATGAAAACAAAATACATGAATCCTTATCTGGCAGGATTTCTTCTCGGACTCCTGCTCATCGGAACATTTTATATATCAGGCCGCGGACTTGGCGCAAGCGGGGCAATCAAGGCAGTAACCGTTCATACGGTAAATGTGGTTGCGCCTGAACACTCACAGGGAAACGGATTTTACGCGGCATTCAACTCATCCCGTGCCGGCAACCCGCTGCGAGACTGGCTGGTTCTGGAAGTATTCGGCGTTATTATCGGTGCATTCATTTCGGGACTGATCTCTGACCGGCTGAAATTTACTACCGAGGGAGGACCGCGGGTAAAGAACGGCATGAGGCTGATATTTGCTTTTGCCGGAGGTCTTCTTTTCTCATTCGGCGCGCAGTTTGCAAGAGGATGCACCAGCGGCGCTGCTCTGACCGGTATGGCAATTCTTTCAACTGCCGGATTTGTTACCATGATGGCGATATTCGGCACCGGTTATGCTATCGCTTATTTCTTCAGAAAATTGTGGATATAG
- a CDS encoding MerR family transcriptional regulator — protein sequence MHTENDSIYSIGTAARLTGISVHTLRLYEREGLVRPVKSSGNQRLYSDSDIERIRCIRDAINSEKISIAGIRHIHGMIPCWKIKNCPDEQRIVCKAFTGNGNGGCWTYEHEGNVCSTSECRECPVYQFSSNCKSVKLLVTGNYSELQNI from the coding sequence ATGCACACTGAAAACGATTCGATTTATTCAATAGGTACAGCAGCCAGACTAACCGGAATAAGCGTCCACACACTCAGACTATATGAGCGGGAGGGGCTTGTAAGGCCGGTAAAATCCTCAGGCAATCAGCGGCTATACTCGGACAGTGATATTGAACGCATCCGGTGCATCCGGGACGCGATTAATTCCGAAAAAATAAGCATTGCCGGAATCCGCCATATTCATGGAATGATACCCTGCTGGAAGATTAAGAACTGCCCTGATGAGCAGAGAATCGTTTGTAAGGCATTTACCGGAAACGGCAACGGCGGCTGCTGGACATATGAGCATGAGGGAAACGTCTGCAGCACCAGTGAGTGCCGCGAGTGCCCCGTCTATCAGTTCTCAAGCAACTGCAAATCAGTAAAGCTGCTTGTTACCGGAAACTATTCTGAATTACAAAACATCTGA
- a CDS encoding energy transducer TonB — MKYLIIFILLGGGLLAQDAIKTILPEPELALLAESSDTTVYTEADVMPMPEGGIEAIMKNVIYPKEAAKAGKEGIVFVSTIINEKGEPGSISVEKSADKLLDEAAVSAIRKTKFTPGQKNGKNVRVKITIPVSFKLSKDKKTQKDDTDKESKNDILTEADKMPEIIGGMEALLKAVVYPVSAKNAGIQGKVFVSVVIGENGKILSSEVIKGAHPELDAAALAAINKTSFTPGEHNGKKVKVKIVIPVQFRLQ, encoded by the coding sequence ATGAAATATCTAATCATTTTTATATTGCTCGGAGGAGGCCTGCTCGCACAGGATGCCATAAAAACCATCCTTCCTGAACCGGAACTGGCGCTGCTGGCTGAGTCATCCGATACCACAGTATATACCGAAGCGGATGTAATGCCAATGCCTGAAGGCGGCATTGAAGCCATTATGAAAAATGTTATCTATCCAAAAGAAGCGGCAAAGGCAGGCAAAGAGGGCATTGTTTTTGTCAGTACGATTATCAATGAAAAAGGAGAACCCGGTTCAATTTCCGTTGAGAAAAGCGCGGATAAACTTCTCGATGAAGCTGCGGTCAGCGCTATCCGGAAAACAAAATTTACTCCGGGGCAGAAGAACGGCAAAAATGTCCGCGTAAAAATTACCATACCAGTTTCATTCAAACTGAGCAAGGATAAAAAAACGCAAAAGGACGATACCGACAAGGAGAGCAAAAACGATATCCTGACCGAAGCTGATAAGATGCCTGAAATCATTGGCGGAATGGAAGCGCTTCTTAAAGCAGTTGTATATCCGGTTTCCGCTAAAAATGCCGGCATTCAGGGAAAAGTTTTTGTTTCGGTTGTTATCGGAGAAAACGGTAAAATTCTCTCCTCAGAGGTGATAAAAGGTGCTCATCCTGAACTTGACGCTGCCGCACTCGCGGCAATAAACAAAACCAGCTTTACTCCGGGAGAGCATAATGGGAAGAAAGTTAAAGTAAAAATCGTTATTCCGGTTCAGTTCCGCCTGCAGTAG
- a CDS encoding tetratricopeptide repeat-containing sensor histidine kinase, with product MIFHNRLLPLLLLPALLFGGTADSLKKLLPSARGEERVDLLISLSRHYTDREPDSSLVFAKMAKDYHVKQDNPEKDYRVFFTLALAYDYLSKLDSALLWYEKAHAAAAREGNSKDQAGVLSNIGIVYKNRSQMELAIRNQMKARNIYEELQDTVGVIRTTVNIATVYSNLWDMANAVVYYTQALELSKKINLEIGVLIASSGLGVVELRRKNTEAAYEYLSAFYKKAKEMKSNTFILNAALNLGDCHILMNEPETALIYLNEAGRIAQKMEDWESLINIDAGKALCYAKLGDFTKGEGLMMRALEQSKNSKDRMLKKTVLEHIVNFYLMKNDAKAAMRYFDRFTMISDSLSIIAGSEAVKLLLSNYELEKKEREIADLKNKEQKLEIQRQQLIILLVSILLATGIGIIIYLFNQNKRKLRYAKELETEIELRKQAEMQTLIDTNNKLQLIMKFAKLGYCEVEERERVVTSADLLFTNIFGVHPLPQKRLTFNEIALYFSKESRYVFRDYVEKYFADPQRMQGKQYDIPFTSSGGRDFFASFLVLPDSESTPGNLHMRVLIQDITERKTNEEYIASANKRLTELNAVKDRFFSIIAHDLKSPFHGLIGITQLISTELSPKLTQEEAELVNYLHSISKNTFELLENLLEWSRTQTGGITYTPETIMLDELVKKVISVQSGQAKSKGVRLTADYESGIFVYADRYMLTAVLRNLLSNAIKFSYPETEVSISYSKEGTNAIVCVADQGVGIPDEISTKLFRIEEKISTPGTNDEPGTGLGLALAHEFIVKNGGDIRVESKLNEGSRFYFSLPLSKGQ from the coding sequence ATGATTTTTCATAACAGGCTTCTGCCCCTTCTTCTTTTACCGGCTTTGCTTTTTGGGGGAACTGCCGACTCTCTGAAAAAATTACTCCCATCAGCAAGGGGAGAAGAACGTGTTGACCTACTCATTTCTCTGAGCAGGCACTATACTGACAGGGAACCGGATTCCTCACTTGTATTTGCAAAAATGGCGAAAGACTATCATGTGAAACAGGATAATCCGGAAAAAGATTACAGAGTATTCTTCACTCTTGCGCTTGCTTATGACTATCTTTCCAAACTTGACAGCGCTCTTTTGTGGTATGAAAAAGCACATGCAGCCGCGGCAAGGGAAGGCAATAGCAAAGATCAGGCCGGTGTTCTGAGCAATATCGGTATTGTGTATAAGAACCGCTCGCAGATGGAGCTGGCAATCAGAAATCAGATGAAAGCCAGGAATATATATGAAGAACTTCAGGATACGGTTGGCGTTATAAGAACCACCGTTAATATTGCAACGGTATATAGTAATCTCTGGGACATGGCTAATGCAGTTGTTTATTATACCCAGGCTTTGGAATTGTCAAAAAAGATTAATCTTGAAATAGGTGTACTGATTGCATCTTCGGGGCTCGGGGTTGTGGAACTGCGGAGAAAAAATACTGAAGCGGCATACGAATATTTATCCGCTTTTTACAAAAAGGCAAAGGAGATGAAAAGCAATACATTCATTTTAAATGCCGCGCTTAATCTCGGGGATTGTCATATTCTTATGAATGAACCGGAGACTGCTCTGATATATCTGAATGAAGCCGGACGCATTGCCCAAAAAATGGAGGACTGGGAGTCTCTGATTAATATAGATGCCGGAAAGGCGCTTTGTTACGCAAAACTTGGCGATTTTACGAAAGGGGAAGGATTGATGATGAGGGCGCTGGAGCAATCAAAAAATTCAAAAGACAGAATGCTCAAAAAAACAGTTCTTGAACATATTGTTAATTTTTATCTTATGAAAAATGACGCTAAAGCTGCTATGCGTTATTTTGACCGCTTCACCATGATTTCTGACAGTCTTAGCATCATAGCCGGATCTGAGGCAGTTAAACTTTTGCTGAGTAATTACGAACTGGAAAAAAAAGAGCGGGAAATTGCTGATCTGAAAAACAAGGAGCAGAAACTTGAAATTCAGAGACAGCAGCTCATTATTTTACTGGTTTCCATTTTGCTTGCAACCGGTATCGGTATCATTATCTACCTGTTTAATCAGAATAAACGAAAACTCCGTTATGCTAAAGAACTTGAAACGGAGATTGAACTTCGGAAGCAGGCTGAAATGCAGACTCTTATTGATACCAATAATAAATTGCAGCTTATCATGAAGTTTGCAAAACTTGGCTACTGTGAAGTGGAGGAACGCGAGCGTGTGGTTACCTCAGCTGATTTGCTTTTCACCAACATATTTGGCGTGCATCCGCTTCCTCAGAAAAGGTTGACGTTTAATGAAATAGCGCTGTATTTCAGCAAAGAATCACGTTATGTTTTCAGGGACTACGTTGAAAAGTATTTTGCTGATCCTCAGAGGATGCAGGGAAAGCAATATGACATCCCATTTACTTCTTCCGGAGGAAGAGATTTTTTTGCAAGCTTTCTTGTACTCCCTGACTCCGAGAGCACTCCGGGTAATCTTCATATGCGGGTACTGATACAGGATATTACCGAAAGAAAAACTAATGAGGAGTATATTGCCTCTGCCAATAAACGGCTCACTGAACTGAATGCAGTAAAAGACCGCTTTTTCTCGATTATTGCACATGATCTGAAGAGTCCGTTCCATGGGCTTATTGGTATAACACAGCTCATAAGCACAGAACTCAGCCCGAAGCTGACTCAGGAGGAAGCTGAACTTGTTAATTATCTTCACTCCATCTCCAAAAACACGTTTGAATTGCTGGAAAACCTGCTTGAATGGTCCAGAACGCAGACCGGCGGCATTACATATACACCTGAAACCATTATGCTTGATGAGCTTGTGAAGAAGGTGATATCAGTTCAATCAGGGCAGGCAAAAAGCAAAGGTGTCCGTCTGACAGCTGATTATGAATCTGGAATTTTTGTTTATGCAGACCGGTATATGCTTACGGCTGTACTGAGAAATCTGCTGTCAAACGCGATTAAATTCTCTTACCCGGAAACGGAGGTTTCCATCAGCTATTCAAAAGAAGGAACAAATGCCATTGTGTGCGTTGCGGATCAGGGGGTAGGAATTCCGGATGAAATAAGCACCAAGCTGTTCCGAATAGAGGAAAAAATAAGCACACCGGGAACCAATGACGAACCGGGAACGGGACTGGGACTTGCGCTTGCACATGAGTTTATTGTAAAGAACGGCGGAGATATCCGGGTTGAAAGCAAGCTTAATGAAGGAAGCCGGTTTTATTTCTCACTGCCCCTTTCAAAAGGGCAGTGA
- a CDS encoding tetrathionate reductase family octaheme c-type cytochrome — MKKILLSVLVLALGTFLILNLLIGKNEFQNNLPELKEKFAKKEKTSADHTKFTQLQKDFTRPQEVTAACISCHNERHTEVMQTSHWNWERTEYIPGKGIKRVGKKNILNNFCIGIAGNEQSCNKCHIGYGWNEPDFDFKDPTNVDCLACHDNSNEYMKQNSGAGMPDPSVNLAFVAQRVGKPQRENCGTCHFLGGGGNNVKHGDLETELFATTRDIDVHMGIDASNLSCVDCHTAENHQMKGKVFSLSSMNKDRSECETCHSNLPHENPVLNEHTQKVACQTCHIPLYAKANPTKMTWDWSTAGKLKDGKPYVELDEFGKEAYTSLKGNFTWAKNVEPEYIWFNGTASHYLLGDTLDPGQTLQLNRLYGSYNDPMAKIIPVKIHRAKQIYDAEHKYLIQPKTVSNFEGDGGFWREFDWNRASEEGMKRLNLPYSGSYDFVKTEMTWPLNHMVAPKEQSLACADCHTRENSRLASLTDFYLPGRDYSPAVDTLGAGVIFFTALGIITHAVARIMKWRKKKEGNKVAAEKNEEQENEKS, encoded by the coding sequence ATGAAAAAGATACTGCTTTCAGTTCTCGTGCTTGCACTGGGAACGTTTCTGATACTCAATCTCCTGATCGGAAAGAATGAGTTTCAGAATAACCTCCCCGAACTGAAAGAAAAATTCGCGAAAAAAGAAAAAACCTCAGCCGATCACACCAAATTCACTCAGCTTCAGAAAGATTTTACGCGCCCGCAGGAAGTTACCGCGGCATGCATCTCCTGCCACAATGAACGGCATACAGAAGTGATGCAGACCTCCCACTGGAACTGGGAACGGACAGAATATATACCAGGAAAAGGAATTAAGCGCGTCGGAAAGAAAAATATCCTCAATAATTTCTGTATCGGTATAGCAGGCAACGAACAGAGCTGCAACAAATGCCACATCGGTTACGGCTGGAATGAACCGGATTTCGATTTTAAGGATCCTACCAATGTTGACTGCCTTGCCTGTCATGATAACAGCAATGAATATATGAAGCAAAACAGCGGAGCGGGCATGCCTGATCCTTCTGTTAACCTTGCTTTTGTGGCGCAGCGCGTGGGGAAACCTCAGCGTGAAAACTGCGGTACCTGCCACTTCCTTGGCGGCGGCGGTAACAACGTTAAACACGGTGATCTTGAAACCGAGTTGTTCGCCACTACCAGGGATATTGACGTGCACATGGGTATTGATGCCAGCAATCTGAGCTGTGTTGACTGCCATACCGCGGAAAACCATCAGATGAAAGGAAAGGTTTTTTCACTTTCATCAATGAATAAAGACAGGTCAGAGTGCGAAACGTGTCATTCCAATCTGCCGCATGAAAACCCGGTTCTGAATGAACATACGCAGAAAGTTGCCTGCCAGACCTGCCATATACCCCTCTATGCAAAGGCTAATCCTACCAAGATGACCTGGGACTGGTCAACCGCCGGAAAACTTAAGGATGGCAAGCCCTATGTTGAGCTTGATGAATTCGGCAAAGAGGCATATACCAGTCTGAAGGGAAATTTTACCTGGGCGAAGAATGTTGAACCGGAGTATATATGGTTCAACGGAACCGCTTCACACTATCTGCTGGGTGATACTCTTGATCCCGGTCAGACACTGCAGCTTAACCGGCTCTACGGAAGTTATAATGACCCGATGGCTAAAATTATTCCGGTTAAGATACACCGTGCCAAGCAGATTTATGATGCGGAACATAAATATCTCATTCAGCCAAAGACAGTTTCAAACTTTGAAGGAGACGGCGGTTTCTGGAGAGAATTTGACTGGAACAGAGCTTCTGAAGAAGGCATGAAACGGCTAAACCTGCCGTATAGCGGCAGCTACGACTTTGTAAAAACAGAAATGACCTGGCCTCTGAACCACATGGTTGCGCCTAAAGAGCAGTCACTTGCATGTGCTGACTGCCACACCCGTGAAAACAGCAGACTTGCATCACTGACTGACTTCTATCTGCCGGGAAGAGATTACTCCCCCGCGGTTGATACTCTGGGAGCAGGTGTTATTTTCTTTACGGCTCTTGGCATTATTACTCACGCTGTCGCCCGCATTATGAAGTGGAGAAAGAAGAAGGAAGGGAACAAAGTGGCAGCAGAAAAAAATGAGGAGCAGGAAAATGAAAAGTCATAA
- a CDS encoding RNA polymerase sigma factor, with protein MNEIIPFTVHYNRTKKRIFNYVLKMTGNRMLTEDLVQSVYLKFYENFDTIRNQASVEFWLFRTARNEVFNWFRQKKIKTDLDTPYDTDDLQMSGGNDPESEYSIQELGTLVNKELEKLPPEQREVFVLREYGGLHYEEIAALLDIDQNLVKSRLFKTRQKLIKKFSGYYNKV; from the coding sequence ATGAATGAGATAATACCCTTTACCGTTCATTATAACAGGACTAAGAAGCGGATTTTTAATTACGTCCTCAAAATGACCGGCAACAGAATGCTCACTGAGGACCTGGTGCAGAGCGTGTACCTTAAATTTTACGAAAACTTTGATACCATCAGAAATCAGGCCTCAGTTGAATTCTGGCTCTTCCGCACCGCCCGGAATGAGGTGTTTAACTGGTTCCGCCAGAAAAAAATAAAAACGGACCTGGATACCCCGTATGATACGGATGACCTTCAGATGAGCGGCGGAAATGACCCTGAATCTGAATACTCAATTCAGGAACTCGGTACTCTGGTGAACAAGGAACTTGAAAAGCTCCCTCCCGAACAGCGGGAGGTATTCGTCCTCAGGGAGTATGGCGGGCTTCATTATGAGGAAATTGCTGCTCTGCTGGATATTGATCAGAATCTGGTAAAAAGCCGGCTATTTAAAACACGGCAAAAACTTATTAAGAAATTCTCAGGGTATTACAACAAGGTGTAA
- a CDS encoding cytochrome b/b6 domain-containing protein → MKSHKKKEKVYVYRSYERFWHWTQALLMIILMVTGFEIHGNISFFGFEYAVSIHSTSAIILVVLTVFTIFWHLSTGEWRQYIPTRQNIKAQLHYYVFGIFEDAPHPFRKTKLSKLNPLQKLVYAGLKVFIIPLMILTGLAYMYYRYPHYNKIAQLNIAGLKVIALLHTFGAFLLVAFFLAHLYLMTTGETVTSNLKAMVTGYEELETDESKEDKHVIISEKQETLSEKEAVS, encoded by the coding sequence ATGAAAAGTCATAAGAAAAAAGAAAAGGTTTATGTATATCGTTCATATGAACGGTTCTGGCACTGGACCCAGGCGCTGCTGATGATTATTCTGATGGTTACCGGGTTTGAAATCCACGGCAATATATCATTCTTCGGATTTGAATATGCGGTCTCCATACACAGCACTTCGGCAATAATACTGGTGGTGCTTACGGTATTCACTATCTTCTGGCATCTGAGCACCGGTGAGTGGAGGCAGTATATACCCACGCGGCAGAATATTAAAGCACAGCTTCATTATTACGTATTCGGTATCTTTGAAGATGCCCCGCATCCGTTCCGCAAGACCAAACTGAGCAAGCTGAATCCTTTGCAGAAGCTGGTTTATGCAGGTCTGAAGGTGTTTATCATTCCCCTGATGATACTTACGGGACTTGCGTATATGTATTACCGCTACCCTCATTATAACAAAATCGCTCAGCTTAATATAGCCGGCCTGAAAGTAATTGCACTTCTGCATACGTTCGGTGCCTTTCTTTTGGTTGCGTTTTTCCTGGCTCATTTATATCTGATGACAACAGGCGAAACGGTTACCTCCAATCTGAAGGCGATGGTTACCGGTTATGAAGAGCTTGAAACGGACGAGAGCAAAGAAGACAAACATGTGATTATTTCTGAAAAGCAGGAGACGCTTTCAGAGAAAGAAGCAGTATCATGA
- a CDS encoding YeeE/YedE family protein: protein MGPLVPDFIGEEFNLIAALIIGIAFGYILEQAGFSSSKRLAGVFYGYDFTVLRVFFTAGVTAVVGIILLEQFSLIDADFIFINPTWLYPAIAGGVVMGFGFILGGYCPGTSICAAAIGKKDAMIFVLGALAGVFLFAELFPYLAEFYDSSYLGAVKVYESLSISRGLFIIILIPVAVAAFYFTTKIEKKVSRDADGHSFKSGRHFGFAAVLIAITLVLALLPEKREQLMEEAKTLAADPASAYPVMDSDELAFRILEEDHTMHVFHITTEDSKDTMMLPGSEQIGLNMIAAKEGSVLLGSTFAKKILVAEDENTEKVAYQLASLMGFNNLYILKGGMAEFRNSIFARENIELVRQSDVVLADFRADACTRIEKMILAAQSGPVKTASVKKVKGGC, encoded by the coding sequence ATGGGACCATTAGTACCTGATTTTATCGGTGAAGAGTTCAATCTGATTGCGGCGCTTATTATCGGCATTGCATTCGGATATATACTTGAGCAGGCGGGCTTTTCATCTTCAAAGCGGCTTGCCGGAGTTTTCTACGGATATGATTTTACCGTGCTCCGGGTGTTCTTTACCGCCGGAGTTACCGCTGTAGTCGGAATCATTCTGCTTGAGCAGTTCAGTCTTATTGATGCGGATTTTATTTTCATTAATCCAACCTGGTTATATCCTGCAATCGCGGGAGGAGTGGTTATGGGATTCGGATTTATCCTTGGGGGTTACTGTCCCGGGACTAGTATTTGTGCGGCAGCCATAGGCAAAAAGGATGCTATGATATTTGTTCTTGGTGCCCTTGCCGGTGTATTTCTGTTCGCTGAACTCTTTCCTTATCTCGCGGAGTTTTATGATTCAAGTTACCTTGGAGCAGTTAAGGTATATGAATCGCTGAGTATCTCACGCGGACTATTTATCATAATTCTTATACCGGTTGCGGTTGCAGCTTTCTATTTTACAACGAAGATTGAGAAGAAAGTCAGCAGGGATGCTGACGGGCACTCATTCAAGAGCGGACGGCACTTTGGTTTTGCTGCTGTGCTGATAGCCATAACACTGGTTCTTGCACTGCTTCCTGAAAAACGGGAACAGCTGATGGAGGAAGCAAAAACACTGGCAGCCGACCCGGCATCTGCTTATCCGGTTATGGATAGTGATGAACTTGCATTCCGCATTCTGGAGGAGGATCATACCATGCATGTATTTCATATTACGACGGAAGACTCCAAAGACACCATGATGCTCCCCGGCTCAGAACAGATCGGGCTGAACATGATTGCGGCAAAAGAGGGAAGTGTTCTTCTGGGAAGCACATTTGCCAAAAAGATTCTGGTGGCAGAGGATGAAAATACAGAAAAAGTTGCATATCAGCTTGCCTCACTTATGGGGTTTAATAATTTGTATATACTAAAGGGGGGGATGGCTGAATTCCGCAACTCCATCTTTGCCAGGGAGAACATTGAACTGGTTCGCCAGAGTGATGTTGTGCTGGCGGATTTCCGGGCTGATGCCTGCACACGAATAGAAAAGATGATTCTTGCGGCTCAGTCAGGACCAGTAAAAACTGCTTCGGTTAAAAAAGTAAAAGGCGGCTGTTAA
- a CDS encoding T9SS type A sorting domain-containing protein: MKLYTTLLILVILSSSSRAENPVLFRGSGLAYADKMLVMTLAGIVNRDAARLYLWNVYETWSFKNTDETWGDIYRQRGGVVFDTISTVSQLVNRFRARINGGVVYDFNRFYGNFSGQSFNWQAEYASLIGGLTNRLPVTTTLAAAYNLQISDSVLAHDSFDGDSSRYLPGRLEQPQHPWNNTSLTEEQRYLALIDWGIRNILPLCNPAKFYIRELTDFTVKERMFQVNLAGTEDLNFNSLPAAKAELIERLLVFMQGKNPNDIFHIYGWMRPEPLTQWFATYNASFHETLLGNLSWHTSFRVPDETLVLRAKVNGDTVEVRNKFYLLLISSEGDASNWVVGLQSGAWVSSDRGSVPFGWGINLHLLSMMPFIAKYYYDTATEKDGFISVTSPLGYAYPDLWTAAALPSAHAASIELMNHFSLKEIYGYKHYASSGSVIYRGRTINNSFNFQKYGQFQKNIGAEITFLFDPMLATQTPNQSYGSLLFNHVNDGTFYGSATDIPAMAARIKTAVQNKTKPYFYLAGYQRMRHNSASLINSPGSSDITPQKLKQLHDILKSDPDIGADIEFVTPQYFSALLRKKLGLTGAEDENIMTISDYGLRNYPNPFNSSTRIQIEMPESGYAELVIYNMAGELQEVLHRGGLEKGKHYMNLDAAGYPSGIYFAMLKSGTGIKKTAKLLLMK; this comes from the coding sequence ATGAAACTGTATACAACGTTATTGATTCTGGTAATTTTATCATCTTCCTCCCGTGCAGAAAATCCCGTCCTCTTCAGGGGGAGCGGGCTTGCCTACGCAGACAAAATGCTGGTGATGACCCTTGCCGGAATTGTGAACCGCGACGCTGCCCGGTTATATCTCTGGAATGTGTATGAAACCTGGTCATTCAAAAACACGGATGAAACCTGGGGTGATATATACCGCCAGAGGGGAGGAGTGGTTTTCGATACAATCAGCACGGTCAGCCAGCTGGTGAACAGATTCCGCGCCAGGATTAACGGAGGTGTGGTGTATGACTTTAACAGGTTTTACGGGAACTTCAGCGGACAGAGTTTTAACTGGCAGGCAGAATATGCATCTTTGATAGGCGGATTAACCAACAGACTTCCTGTCACCACAACTCTGGCTGCTGCATATAATTTACAGATAAGTGACTCTGTTCTGGCGCATGATTCATTTGACGGCGACAGTTCACGTTATCTGCCGGGGCGTCTTGAACAGCCGCAGCATCCCTGGAACAATACTTCGCTGACCGAAGAGCAGCGATACCTGGCACTAATTGACTGGGGAATAAGGAATATCCTGCCGCTATGCAATCCCGCTAAATTCTATATACGCGAACTAACGGATTTTACGGTGAAGGAGAGAATGTTTCAGGTAAATCTTGCCGGAACGGAGGATCTGAACTTTAACTCACTGCCGGCAGCAAAAGCTGAACTGATTGAGCGGCTGCTGGTTTTTATGCAGGGAAAAAATCCCAATGATATTTTTCATATATACGGCTGGATGAGGCCTGAACCGCTTACGCAGTGGTTTGCGACGTATAATGCATCATTTCATGAAACGCTGCTGGGTAATCTTTCCTGGCATACCTCTTTCCGGGTTCCTGATGAGACGCTGGTGCTGAGAGCTAAAGTTAATGGAGATACGGTTGAAGTGAGGAATAAATTTTATCTCCTGCTGATAAGCAGTGAAGGAGATGCATCGAACTGGGTGGTGGGGCTGCAGTCAGGCGCATGGGTTTCATCTGACCGTGGTTCGGTTCCGTTTGGATGGGGCATTAATCTGCATCTGCTTTCCATGATGCCTTTTATAGCAAAGTATTATTACGATACTGCCACAGAGAAAGATGGTTTTATCAGTGTAACCTCTCCGCTGGGCTATGCATATCCTGATCTCTGGACTGCTGCAGCGCTGCCTTCGGCTCACGCTGCTTCAATTGAACTGATGAATCATTTCAGCCTGAAAGAAATCTACGGCTATAAGCATTATGCATCATCCGGTTCGGTGATTTACCGTGGAAGAACAATTAATAACAGTTTTAACTTTCAGAAGTATGGTCAGTTTCAAAAGAATATCGGGGCTGAGATAACATTCCTTTTTGATCCGATGCTGGCAACACAGACGCCAAACCAATCATACGGATCGCTGCTGTTTAACCATGTGAATGACGGTACCTTTTACGGCAGCGCAACAGATATACCGGCAATGGCGGCAAGGATTAAAACAGCGGTGCAGAATAAAACAAAGCCGTACTTTTATCTGGCAGGTTACCAGCGTATGCGCCATAACAGTGCGTCTCTGATAAACTCCCCCGGGTCGTCTGATATCACACCGCAGAAACTGAAGCAGTTGCATGATATATTAAAATCAGATCCGGATATTGGTGCCGATATTGAATTTGTAACACCGCAGTATTTTTCTGCTTTGCTCAGAAAAAAGCTTGGGCTTACCGGAGCGGAGGATGAAAATATTATGACGATATCTGATTACGGCCTCCGGAATTATCCGAATCCGTTTAACAGCAGTACCCGGATACAGATTGAGATGCCTGAAAGCGGTTATGCAGAACTTGTGATATATAATATGGCCGGTGAGTTACAAGAGGTTCTTCACCGGGGCGGGCTTGAAAAGGGAAAACACTATATGAATCTGGATGCTGCCGGTTATCCATCAGGAATATATTTTGCGATGCTGAAGAGTGGTACGGGAATTAAGAAAACAGCAAAGCTTCTGCTGATGAAATAA
- a CDS encoding nuclear transport factor 2 family protein has product MKLLLIVLGFFIMPAEGVFAQMTDADLIAQALHKSADDWNRGDIEAYMNAYHKSDSLLFVGSKGLTFGWHQTLANYKKSYPDAETMGQLAFTIHKLEVLDASSAFLLGGWKLTRKKGDVSGYFTLLWKKIDGEWVIVIDHSS; this is encoded by the coding sequence ATGAAACTTTTATTAATTGTACTCGGCTTTTTTATAATGCCAGCAGAAGGAGTATTTGCCCAAATGACTGATGCAGACCTCATAGCACAAGCTCTTCACAAGAGCGCTGACGACTGGAACAGGGGAGATATTGAGGCATATATGAATGCTTATCATAAATCCGATTCTCTCCTCTTTGTAGGATCAAAAGGGCTGACTTTTGGCTGGCATCAAACATTAGCGAACTATAAGAAAAGTTATCCGGATGCTGAAACTATGGGGCAGCTTGCATTCACCATTCATAAACTTGAAGTGCTTGATGCCTCGTCAGCGTTTTTGCTGGGGGGATGGAAGCTCACAAGAAAGAAAGGTGATGTGAGCGGTTACTTTACACTCCTCTGGAAAAAGATTGACGGGGAGTGGGTGATAGTTATAGACCACTCTTCATAA